One stretch of Streptomyces sp. 135 DNA includes these proteins:
- a CDS encoding YccF domain-containing protein, with amino-acid sequence MKTILNVIWLVLCGFWMFLGYLVAGVLLCVTVIGIPFGLASFRIGRYALWPFGYAAVERRDAGAPSCVGNVLWLLLAGWWLALGHIATGLLLCVTIIGIPLGVANFKLIPVSLLPLGREIVRTDQPFTARY; translated from the coding sequence GTGAAGACAATCCTCAACGTCATATGGCTCGTCCTCTGCGGGTTCTGGATGTTCCTCGGCTACCTGGTGGCGGGCGTGCTGCTCTGCGTCACGGTCATCGGCATCCCGTTCGGCCTGGCCAGCTTCCGCATCGGCCGCTATGCCCTGTGGCCCTTCGGCTACGCCGCGGTCGAGCGCCGCGACGCGGGCGCGCCCTCCTGCGTGGGCAACGTCCTGTGGCTGCTCCTCGCGGGCTGGTGGCTCGCGCTCGGCCACATCGCCACGGGCCTCCTCCTGTGCGTCACGATCATCGGCATCCCCCTCGGCGTCGCCAACTTCAAGCTGATCCCGGTCTCACTGCTGCCGCTCGGCCGTGAGATCGTCCGCACGGACCAGCCGTTCACCGCCCGCTACTAG
- a CDS encoding SMI1/KNR4 family protein, translated as MTDTEQLLARVAAEARATRPWGWDVLPAPLDAKTLARAEAALGFRLPPLLAALYTRIGDGGFGPEYGLLPLLEGKSSGGEPTVVEKYLGMRDSDDWGWPEGVLPISHWGCAMYACVNCRTDTAQVLLFEPNGGDPDQAWFVDSPSLTTWLTAWLDGTGWYEENNDGPELPTWRDDHARVTPA; from the coding sequence ATGACCGACACCGAGCAGTTGCTGGCCCGCGTCGCCGCCGAGGCGCGCGCCACCCGCCCCTGGGGATGGGACGTCCTGCCCGCACCCCTGGACGCGAAGACCCTGGCCCGCGCGGAGGCCGCCCTGGGCTTTCGCCTGCCGCCGCTGCTCGCCGCCCTCTACACCCGCATAGGCGACGGCGGGTTCGGCCCGGAGTACGGCCTGTTGCCCCTGCTCGAAGGCAAGTCCTCCGGAGGTGAGCCGACTGTCGTCGAGAAGTACCTCGGGATGCGCGACTCCGACGACTGGGGCTGGCCGGAAGGCGTGCTGCCGATATCCCACTGGGGATGCGCGATGTACGCGTGCGTGAACTGCCGTACGGACACCGCCCAGGTCCTGCTCTTCGAACCCAACGGCGGAGATCCGGACCAGGCCTGGTTCGTCGACTCCCCGAGCCTCACGACCTGGCTCACCGCCTGGCTCGACGGCACGGGCTGGTACGAGGAGAACAACGACGGCCCGGAACTGCCGACATGGCGAGACGACCACGCGCGCGTGACGCCCGCCTGA
- a CDS encoding APC family permease: protein MTQQPELRRTLGVFDAVVIGLGSMVGAGIFAALGPAADAAGSGMLIGLGVAAVVAYCNAMSSARLAARYPASGGTYVYGRERLGEFWGYLAGWAFVVGKTASCAAMALTVGAYVWPGQAHAVAVGAVVLLTAVNYLGVQKSALLTRGIVAVVLTVLAAVVVACLGSGAADAGRLYVGLSGGVGGVLQAAGLLFFAFAGYARIATLGEEVRDPERTIPLAIPLALGIALCVYTAVAVAVLSVLGPSGLADATAPLADAVRAAGVPGLVPVVRVGAAVAALGSLLALILGVSRTTLAMARDRHLPGALAAVHPRFRVPHRAELAVGAVVAVAAATVDVRGAIGFSSFGVLVYYAVANASAWTLSSSVAARAVPAVGGLGCVVLAFALPLSSVVAGGAVLAVGVAAYGVRRLR, encoded by the coding sequence ATGACACAGCAGCCAGAACTTCGGCGGACCCTCGGTGTCTTCGACGCCGTGGTGATCGGTCTCGGGTCGATGGTGGGGGCGGGGATCTTCGCGGCGCTCGGGCCGGCAGCGGACGCCGCGGGGTCCGGGATGCTGATCGGCCTCGGGGTTGCCGCCGTGGTCGCGTACTGCAACGCGATGTCGTCGGCGCGGCTCGCCGCCCGCTATCCGGCCTCGGGCGGGACCTACGTGTACGGCCGGGAGCGGCTCGGGGAGTTCTGGGGGTACTTGGCGGGCTGGGCGTTCGTCGTCGGCAAGACCGCGTCCTGTGCGGCGATGGCACTGACCGTGGGGGCATACGTCTGGCCGGGGCAGGCGCACGCGGTGGCGGTCGGGGCCGTGGTGCTGCTCACCGCCGTGAACTATCTGGGCGTCCAGAAGTCGGCGCTGCTGACGCGTGGGATCGTGGCGGTGGTCCTCACCGTGCTGGCGGCGGTCGTCGTCGCCTGCCTCGGTTCGGGGGCGGCCGACGCGGGGCGTCTCTATGTGGGGCTCTCGGGCGGGGTCGGCGGGGTGCTCCAGGCCGCCGGGCTGCTGTTCTTCGCCTTCGCGGGGTACGCGCGGATCGCGACGCTCGGCGAGGAGGTGCGTGACCCGGAGCGCACTATTCCACTGGCGATCCCCCTGGCGCTGGGTATCGCCCTGTGCGTGTACACGGCCGTGGCGGTCGCCGTGCTGTCCGTCCTCGGCCCCTCCGGGCTCGCCGACGCGACCGCTCCGCTCGCCGACGCGGTGCGTGCGGCGGGTGTGCCGGGGCTCGTGCCCGTCGTGCGGGTGGGGGCCGCGGTGGCGGCGCTCGGCTCGCTGCTGGCGCTGATCCTGGGCGTCTCGCGGACGACCCTCGCCATGGCACGGGACAGGCACCTGCCGGGGGCGCTCGCGGCCGTGCACCCGCGCTTCCGGGTGCCGCATCGCGCGGAGCTCGCGGTGGGCGCGGTGGTGGCGGTGGCGGCGGCGACGGTGGATGTGCGCGGGGCGATCGGCTTCTCCTCCTTTGGGGTGCTCGTGTACTACGCGGTCGCCAATGCCTCGGCGTGGACGCTCAGTTCGTCGGTCGCGGCGCGTGCCGTGCCGGCTGTGGGTGGTCTTGGGTGCGTGGTACTGGCGTTCGCGCTGCCGTTGTCGTCGGTGGTGGCCGGTGGGGCGGTGTTGGCGGTGGGGGTCGCGGCATACGGGGTACGGCGGCTGCGCTGA
- a CDS encoding GlsB/YeaQ/YmgE family stress response membrane protein yields the protein MGIISWIVLGLLAGAVAKLLLPGRDPGGFIGTTVIGIAGAFIGGWISARYLDRPIVNHFYDGATWAAAIGGSLVLLVAYRILFGHSRR from the coding sequence ATGGGCATCATCAGCTGGATCGTTCTGGGACTGCTCGCCGGAGCCGTCGCCAAACTGCTGCTGCCCGGCCGCGACCCGGGCGGCTTCATCGGCACGACCGTCATCGGCATCGCGGGCGCCTTCATCGGCGGCTGGATCTCCGCCCGCTATCTCGACCGCCCGATCGTCAACCACTTCTACGACGGCGCCACCTGGGCGGCGGCCATCGGCGGCTCGCTCGTCCTGCTGGTCGCCTACCGCATCCTCTTCGGCCACTCGCGCCGCTGA
- a CDS encoding YajQ family cyclic di-GMP-binding protein: MADSSFDIVSKVERQEVDNALNQAAKEISQRYDFKGTGASISWSGEKILMEASGEERVKAILDVFQSKLVKRGISLKALDAGEPQLSGKEYKIFASIEEGISQENAKKVAKIIRDEGPKGVKAQVQGDELRVSSKSRDDLQAVQALLKGQDFDFALQFVNYR; encoded by the coding sequence ATGGCCGACTCCAGTTTCGACATCGTCTCGAAGGTCGAGCGGCAGGAGGTCGACAACGCCCTCAACCAGGCCGCCAAGGAGATCTCGCAGCGCTACGACTTCAAGGGCACGGGCGCCTCGATCTCGTGGTCCGGCGAGAAGATCCTGATGGAGGCGAGCGGCGAGGAGCGGGTCAAGGCGATCCTCGATGTCTTCCAGTCCAAGCTGGTCAAGCGCGGCATCTCGCTGAAGGCGCTGGACGCGGGCGAGCCGCAGCTGTCCGGCAAGGAGTACAAGATCTTCGCCTCGATCGAGGAGGGCATCTCCCAGGAGAACGCGAAGAAGGTCGCCAAGATCATCCGTGACGAGGGCCCGAAGGGCGTCAAGGCGCAGGTCCAGGGCGACGAGCTGCGGGTCAGCTCGAAGAGCCGGGACGACCTCCAGGCCGTGCAGGCGCTGCTCAAGGGTCAGGACTTCGACTTCGCGCTGCAGTTCGTGAACTACCGGTAG
- a CDS encoding tyrosine-type recombinase/integrase, producing MGKTYDVRIWSVRQRKDRGQTSAELRWKTGETPHSQTFRTKTLAEGRRAELLRAAHAGEPFDESTGAPLSELRQRNDVSWYQHAREYIEMKWQHSPGSTRRTLAEAMATVTPALVRDAKGMADAQTVRTALYSWAFNVSRRDQDPPDEVAAVLAWFERKSVPTSALADRMQVRAALDALTKKLDGTTAAASTIRRKRAIFHNALGYAVDAGRLTDNPLPQVQWKSPEQVAEELDPASVPDPRQALALLDAVRTQSPRGRRLVAFFGCMYYAAARPAEVIGLRLQDCELPRRGWGTLRLRETRPRSGSAWTDSGEAHDRRGLKHRPRKAVRTVPIPPDLVNLLRWHITAYGVAPDGRLFRTQRGGLIQDTGYGEVWAEARSRALTPAQCASLLAKRPYDLRHAAVSTWLSSGVEPQEVAARAGHSVAVLFRVYAKCLDGGAATANARIERALKNGS from the coding sequence ATGGGGAAGACGTACGACGTTCGAATTTGGTCCGTCCGGCAGCGGAAGGATCGTGGACAGACCTCAGCGGAACTGCGCTGGAAGACGGGCGAGACGCCGCACTCGCAGACGTTCCGCACCAAGACGTTGGCAGAGGGGCGGCGCGCCGAGTTACTGCGGGCCGCTCACGCCGGCGAGCCGTTCGACGAGTCCACCGGGGCGCCACTCTCCGAGTTGCGCCAACGCAACGATGTCAGTTGGTACCAGCACGCCCGCGAGTACATCGAGATGAAGTGGCAGCACTCCCCCGGCTCCACCCGTCGGACGCTCGCGGAAGCCATGGCTACCGTTACGCCCGCTCTCGTGAGGGACGCCAAGGGAATGGCTGATGCCCAGACGGTGCGGACGGCCCTCTATAGCTGGGCATTCAACGTGAGTCGTCGCGATCAGGACCCGCCCGACGAGGTGGCCGCCGTGTTGGCGTGGTTCGAGCGGAAGTCCGTGCCCACGTCCGCGCTGGCCGACCGTATGCAGGTACGCGCCGCCCTGGACGCCTTGACCAAGAAACTGGACGGCACCACAGCGGCGGCATCGACCATCCGCCGGAAGCGGGCCATTTTCCACAACGCTCTCGGCTACGCCGTTGACGCCGGACGACTGACGGACAACCCCCTGCCACAGGTGCAGTGGAAGTCCCCGGAGCAGGTAGCGGAGGAACTGGACCCCGCCTCCGTACCGGACCCCCGGCAAGCTCTCGCCCTGCTCGATGCCGTGCGTACGCAGAGCCCACGCGGGCGGCGCCTGGTCGCGTTCTTCGGCTGCATGTACTACGCGGCGGCACGGCCGGCGGAAGTCATCGGCCTCCGTCTCCAGGACTGCGAACTGCCCCGCCGGGGGTGGGGCACCCTGCGACTCCGGGAAACCCGTCCGCGCTCGGGGTCGGCCTGGACTGACAGCGGGGAGGCTCACGACCGGCGGGGGCTCAAGCACCGGCCCCGGAAAGCAGTGCGCACTGTTCCGATCCCGCCCGATCTCGTGAACCTGCTTCGGTGGCACATCACCGCGTACGGCGTCGCCCCGGACGGGCGGCTGTTCCGGACGCAGCGTGGCGGACTCATCCAGGACACCGGATACGGCGAGGTGTGGGCGGAGGCCCGTTCTCGTGCCCTCACGCCCGCTCAGTGCGCGTCGCTCCTGGCGAAGCGTCCTTATGATCTTCGCCACGCCGCCGTATCCACATGGCTCAGTTCCGGGGTGGAACCGCAGGAAGTAGCCGCGCGCGCCGGCCACAGCGTGGCCGTGTTGTTCCGGGTCTACGCGAAGTGCCTGGACGGCGGCGCCGCTACAGCCAATGCCCGGATCGAGCGGGCGTTGAAGAACGGCAGCTAG
- a CDS encoding helix-turn-helix domain-containing protein gives MAGTKMLKLPEVLTEIGMSRAAFYRMRARGQAPRLVKLPNGHLRVRRTDLDNWLSNLDSPAY, from the coding sequence TTGGCTGGCACCAAGATGCTCAAGCTCCCTGAAGTCCTCACCGAAATCGGCATGAGCCGCGCTGCCTTCTACCGCATGCGCGCCCGTGGGCAGGCGCCACGACTCGTGAAGCTGCCCAACGGTCACCTGCGAGTCCGCCGCACCGACCTGGACAACTGGCTCAGCAACCTGGACTCCCCCGCCTACTGA
- a CDS encoding DUF3631 domain-containing protein, whose protein sequence is MTTPTASDGAALLNEVEAFHRRFNVFPHEAAFVAVTLWDAHAHLLDCFDSTPRIAFLSPEPGSGKTRALEIVETLVPQPMTAVNASAAALFRSVSSGNGKPTILFDEIDTVFGPKAGDNEELRGFLNAGHRRTGVTYRCIGDGGQQTVQAFPSYCAVAVAGLGSLPDTIMSRAVVIRMRRRARNEKVEPFRARVHEAEGHKLRDRLATWAEQARASVVDAWPEMPEGVTDRPADVWEPLLAIADAAGGHWPDRAREACVTLVTASKANDKGSLGVRLLTDLRDHVMAGIDRLPTVAILDRLNALDDAPWADLHGKPLDNRRLSKMLAEYMTADNEPIASRNIKTAGSVLKGYYAADLWDAWARYCPPPPESPLPPLPGTENVA, encoded by the coding sequence ATGACCACCCCGACCGCCAGCGACGGCGCCGCTCTGCTCAACGAGGTGGAAGCCTTCCACCGCCGGTTCAACGTCTTCCCGCACGAGGCCGCGTTCGTCGCGGTGACGTTGTGGGACGCGCACGCGCACCTGCTCGACTGTTTCGACTCCACTCCCCGTATCGCCTTCCTGTCCCCCGAACCGGGGTCCGGGAAGACGCGGGCGCTGGAGATCGTGGAAACGCTCGTGCCGCAGCCCATGACGGCCGTCAACGCGTCCGCCGCCGCCCTGTTCCGCTCCGTCTCGTCGGGCAACGGCAAGCCCACCATCCTGTTCGACGAGATTGACACGGTCTTCGGGCCCAAGGCGGGAGACAACGAGGAACTGCGCGGATTCCTCAACGCCGGCCACCGCCGTACCGGGGTCACCTACCGGTGCATCGGGGACGGCGGGCAGCAGACCGTGCAGGCGTTCCCCTCGTACTGCGCGGTCGCGGTCGCCGGTCTCGGGTCCCTGCCCGACACGATCATGAGCCGGGCCGTCGTCATCCGCATGCGCCGCCGGGCCCGCAACGAGAAGGTGGAACCCTTCCGGGCCCGCGTCCACGAGGCCGAGGGACACAAGCTCCGGGACCGGCTCGCCACCTGGGCAGAACAGGCCCGCGCGTCCGTCGTGGACGCGTGGCCCGAGATGCCGGAAGGGGTCACCGACCGGCCCGCGGACGTGTGGGAACCGCTGCTCGCCATCGCCGACGCCGCCGGCGGCCACTGGCCCGACCGGGCCCGCGAAGCCTGCGTCACCCTGGTCACCGCGTCCAAGGCCAACGACAAGGGCAGTCTCGGGGTACGGCTGCTGACCGACCTGCGCGACCACGTCATGGCCGGCATCGACCGGCTTCCCACGGTCGCGATCCTGGACCGGCTCAACGCCCTGGACGATGCGCCGTGGGCGGACCTGCACGGCAAGCCGCTCGACAACCGGCGCCTGTCCAAGATGCTCGCGGAGTACATGACGGCGGACAACGAGCCCATCGCCTCCCGCAACATCAAGACCGCCGGGAGCGTCCTCAAGGGCTACTACGCCGCCGATCTCTGGGACGCGTGGGCCCGCTACTGCCCCCCGCCCCCGGAAAGTCCGCTACCTCCGCTACCCGGCACCGAAAACGTGGCCTGA
- a CDS encoding bifunctional DNA primase/polymerase, translating into MSGILTADLACLPLLASALSSAERGWPVIPLHPRAKRPAGHAERDCPRTGRCAGGHRKPEQRATTNPDLIHATWVARPYNVGIATGPAGLLVVDLDVCKPEEPEGAPDGATSLQALCERAAQAIPTTYRVRTARGGEHLYFTAPPGVRLKCSANRLGPHIDTRAWGGYVVAPGSTTPDGAYEVTDDAPVAPLPGWLAECLTEPDRPAVVPLAPVRDGTRAARTALERECAVIAATTDGGRNNTLHRSACKVARFVAWGDLSRDVAEQAIQGAGESTGLPPAECRTTIRSAMDWVITHATPRQAAS; encoded by the coding sequence ATGAGCGGCATCCTGACCGCCGATCTGGCCTGCCTCCCCCTGCTCGCCTCCGCCCTGTCCTCAGCAGAGCGAGGCTGGCCCGTCATCCCCCTGCACCCGCGGGCCAAGCGGCCGGCCGGGCACGCCGAACGCGACTGCCCCCGTACGGGCCGGTGCGCGGGCGGGCACCGCAAGCCCGAACAGCGCGCCACCACCAACCCCGACCTGATCCACGCCACCTGGGTGGCCCGCCCGTACAACGTCGGTATCGCGACCGGCCCGGCCGGACTGCTGGTCGTCGACCTGGACGTGTGCAAGCCCGAAGAACCAGAAGGAGCGCCTGACGGCGCCACTTCCTTGCAAGCGCTCTGCGAGCGCGCCGCCCAGGCCATCCCCACGACCTACCGGGTGCGGACCGCGCGCGGCGGGGAGCACCTGTACTTCACCGCCCCGCCCGGGGTGCGGCTGAAGTGCAGCGCGAACCGACTCGGACCGCACATCGACACCCGCGCCTGGGGCGGCTACGTCGTCGCCCCCGGCAGCACCACCCCCGACGGCGCCTACGAGGTCACCGACGACGCCCCCGTGGCGCCGCTGCCCGGATGGCTGGCCGAATGCCTCACCGAACCGGACCGGCCCGCCGTCGTCCCCCTCGCCCCGGTGCGGGACGGCACCCGGGCCGCCCGGACGGCGCTGGAACGGGAGTGCGCCGTGATCGCGGCCACGACCGACGGCGGGCGCAACAACACCCTGCACCGCAGCGCCTGCAAGGTCGCCCGGTTCGTCGCGTGGGGCGACCTTTCCCGGGACGTGGCAGAGCAGGCAATCCAGGGGGCGGGGGAGTCCACGGGCCTGCCGCCGGCCGAGTGCCGCACGACCATCCGCAGCGCCATGGACTGGGTCATCACCCACGCCACCCCACGGCAGGCAGCGTCATGA
- a CDS encoding SAM-dependent methyltransferase: MNQPRVMVRGTSARPRLLDLFCCQGGASKGYADAGFDVTGVDKDPQPRYPFRFVQADAIAFVLEHGAAFDFIHASPPCQHDTDCQRIQGNTHPDLIAPTRTALEATGRPWVMENVGGAVPKLRAPVMLCGQMFALANYRHRFFETGGGFTLTQPGHPAHLTPQAKMGRPVPAGHYGQFVGNFSGVPLAREVLGVPWMNRDGIRECIPPAYAEHIGRAALAMLAPVLEVAA, encoded by the coding sequence ATGAATCAGCCTCGCGTCATGGTCCGGGGTACCTCTGCGCGACCGCGGCTGCTGGACCTGTTCTGCTGCCAGGGCGGCGCCAGCAAGGGCTACGCCGACGCCGGGTTCGACGTGACCGGCGTCGACAAGGACCCGCAGCCCCGCTACCCGTTCCGGTTCGTGCAGGCGGACGCGATCGCGTTCGTCCTCGAACACGGCGCCGCGTTCGACTTCATCCACGCCTCGCCCCCGTGCCAGCACGACACCGACTGCCAGCGCATCCAGGGCAACACCCACCCCGACCTGATCGCCCCCACCCGCACCGCGCTGGAAGCGACGGGGCGTCCGTGGGTGATGGAGAACGTGGGCGGCGCGGTGCCCAAGCTGCGCGCTCCGGTGATGCTGTGCGGGCAGATGTTCGCCCTGGCCAACTACCGGCACCGGTTCTTCGAGACCGGCGGCGGCTTCACCCTCACCCAGCCCGGCCACCCCGCCCACCTCACGCCGCAGGCCAAGATGGGCCGCCCCGTCCCGGCCGGGCACTACGGGCAGTTCGTCGGCAACTTCTCCGGAGTCCCCCTCGCGCGTGAGGTACTGGGGGTGCCGTGGATGAACCGCGACGGCATCCGCGAGTGCATCCCCCCGGCCTACGCCGAGCACATCGGCCGCGCCGCCCTGGCCATGCTCGCCCCCGTGCTGGAGGTGGCGGCATGA
- the traB gene encoding plasmid transfer protein TraB: MARKWTDQGGRAYPLAVPADPDAATGGSVRAYLLNRAKPHLPPWLAVGGAGLAGALGNWRWSDSSAAGVGLTLASVALTGVTWWAGKATSSQRRLHSAITVAAGSAWVTAACLAGPTAGPVDDLYLMGGPAVALSWNVRMVMRRTDTTGETGDKGLLEKVGLARAQIGAAKVEPNRVTAPVALAPGEQTNGDMAKALGNLASALDLPTSAVRYTPDPDSNRRGDLVIVPEDMLAETVEWEGPSNLGGSIAEPLVIGRYDDGAPLVLWLPGDPDAGRNSTHVLVAGGTGSGKGDTALNLLTEVLSRRDVVVWFSDPKAFQDFAPLRPGLDWAAEGGTDTEVMVAAVQEVIPARTRWLGAHGYRQWVPAAAQAQNDPEHTCRNDGRACNCPGMPFLVTWFEEAANTLRALGDDAFTGIAQEARSAGISLIVSLQRPSYDQMSTSTRASLPSVVALGCDPRDEGFCLPDEVLAAGAHPGAWGNRRPGYCYVVSPGIPEDRYPSPGRTRRFTHRAVPVMELLATWVQRNGATADPVTAGAAVGVAGTAYTGRTPDGAQPAALRAVPEEDDDMNHSGLLIDPEDADIDPEADLPGAEDGDDAPIFGQETGRKPSPEEARELFAAALAEFEQSGQMIVGPKDFTDWCDRHNLGRSWVSKRLKEAAEEGRLQATNTTGRWRIVPAMAAA, from the coding sequence ATGGCACGCAAGTGGACCGATCAGGGAGGCCGGGCGTACCCGCTCGCCGTCCCCGCCGACCCGGACGCAGCCACGGGCGGCTCCGTGCGAGCGTATCTGCTGAACCGGGCCAAGCCGCACCTGCCGCCGTGGCTCGCCGTCGGCGGCGCGGGTCTGGCGGGGGCGCTGGGGAACTGGCGGTGGTCCGACAGTTCCGCGGCCGGCGTCGGCCTCACCCTCGCCTCCGTCGCCCTGACCGGCGTCACGTGGTGGGCGGGCAAGGCCACCAGCTCCCAGCGCCGTCTCCACTCCGCCATCACCGTCGCGGCCGGCTCCGCCTGGGTTACCGCCGCGTGCCTGGCCGGTCCCACCGCCGGGCCGGTCGATGACCTGTACCTGATGGGCGGGCCGGCGGTGGCGCTGTCGTGGAACGTGCGGATGGTCATGCGCCGCACCGACACCACCGGCGAGACTGGCGACAAGGGACTGTTGGAGAAGGTCGGGCTGGCGCGGGCACAGATCGGGGCGGCGAAGGTGGAACCGAACCGGGTCACCGCCCCGGTCGCCCTCGCTCCCGGTGAGCAGACCAACGGCGACATGGCCAAGGCACTGGGCAACCTCGCCTCCGCCCTGGACCTGCCGACCTCCGCCGTGCGCTACACCCCCGACCCGGACTCGAACCGGCGCGGGGACCTGGTCATCGTCCCGGAAGACATGCTCGCCGAAACGGTCGAGTGGGAGGGCCCCTCGAACCTGGGTGGGTCGATCGCGGAGCCGCTGGTCATCGGCCGTTACGACGACGGCGCCCCGCTGGTCCTGTGGCTGCCCGGTGACCCGGACGCGGGCCGCAACTCCACCCACGTCCTCGTCGCCGGCGGCACCGGGTCCGGCAAGGGCGACACGGCGCTGAACCTGCTGACGGAGGTGCTCTCCCGCAGGGACGTGGTCGTCTGGTTTTCCGACCCGAAAGCGTTCCAGGACTTCGCCCCGCTGCGTCCGGGCCTGGACTGGGCCGCCGAAGGCGGCACTGACACGGAAGTCATGGTCGCCGCCGTCCAGGAAGTCATTCCGGCGCGTACGCGGTGGCTCGGGGCGCACGGCTACCGGCAGTGGGTACCCGCCGCCGCCCAAGCGCAGAACGACCCGGAACACACCTGCCGCAACGACGGGCGGGCGTGCAACTGCCCGGGGATGCCGTTCCTGGTCACCTGGTTCGAGGAAGCCGCCAACACCCTCCGCGCGCTCGGCGACGACGCCTTCACCGGCATCGCACAGGAAGCACGGTCCGCGGGGATCTCGCTGATCGTGTCGCTGCAACGGCCGTCGTACGACCAGATGTCCACCAGCACGCGGGCGTCGCTGCCGTCGGTGGTCGCGCTGGGCTGTGACCCGCGGGATGAGGGATTCTGCCTGCCGGACGAGGTACTGGCCGCGGGCGCCCACCCCGGAGCGTGGGGCAACCGCAGGCCGGGCTACTGCTACGTCGTCTCCCCGGGCATCCCCGAGGACCGCTACCCCTCCCCGGGCCGCACCCGCCGCTTCACCCACCGGGCCGTCCCGGTGATGGAGCTGCTGGCCACCTGGGTCCAGCGCAACGGCGCCACCGCCGACCCCGTCACCGCCGGCGCGGCCGTGGGTGTCGCCGGCACCGCCTACACCGGCCGCACCCCCGACGGCGCACAGCCGGCCGCCCTGCGGGCCGTCCCCGAGGAGGACGACGACATGAACCACAGCGGACTGCTCATCGACCCCGAAGACGCCGACATCGACCCCGAGGCGGACCTGCCCGGGGCCGAGGACGGCGACGACGCCCCGATCTTCGGGCAGGAGACCGGCCGCAAGCCCTCCCCCGAGGAGGCGCGGGAGCTGTTCGCCGCCGCGCTGGCCGAGTTCGAGCAGAGCGGGCAGATGATCGTGGGCCCGAAGGACTTCACCGACTGGTGCGACCGGCACAACCTGGGCCGCTCCTGGGTCTCCAAGCGGCTGAAGGAAGCGGCCGAGGAGGGCCGCCTGCAGGCGACGAACACGACCGGCCGGTGGCGCATCGTTCCCGCCATGGCCGCCGCCTGA